CACCGCCTGAACCTGGCCCTCGTCCTCTCCGCCCTCCAGCGGGGGGCGGTGGCCCTGAACCACGCCGAGGCCACGGGCTTTCTCCTAAGGGAGGGAAGGGTAAGGGGGGCGGTGGTGCGGGACCGGCTCACGGGCCGTGAGGTGGAGGTCCAGGCCAGGGCGGTGGTGAACGCCACCGGGCCCCAGGCGGACCGGGTGCGCCGCCTTCTGCATCCCCACCTTCCCCCCCTCCTCACCCCCTCCCGCGGGACGCACCTGGTCCTGGACTACCCCCTGCAGGTGGGCCTCCTCCTGCCCAGGACCCGGGATGGCCGGGTCCTCTTCCTCCTGCCCTGGGGGGGAAGGGCCCTTTTGGGCACCACCGACCTCCCCGCCGAGGCCACGGCCTGCCCCCTGCCCGGGGAGGAGGAGGTGGCCTACCTCCTGGAGGAGATCCGGCCCTACCTGGGGGACCTCTCGGACCGGGTCCTGGCCGCCTGGGCGGGCCTCAGGCCCTTGGTGGGGAAGGGGGAGACCCGGCTTCTGGTGCGGGACCACCTCATCGTGGAGGAACGGGGCCTCTACACCCTCACCGGGGGCAAGTGGACCACCTTCCGCCTCATGGCCCTGGACCTCCTGGAACGCCTGGCCCGGGACCTCTCCCTCCACCTCCCCCCCTCCGAAAGCCACCGCACCCCCCTCCTGGGGGCGGGGCCTAAGCCCCCCTTGCCCCTGCCGGAGGAGGTGGCCGAGCACCTCTATGCCCACTACGGCACCCTGGCCCTCGAGGTGGCCGCCTTGGGGGACAAGCCCCTCCTCCCCGGGCTTCCCTACCTGGAGGGGGAGGTGGTGTGGGCGGTGAGGGAGGAGCTTGCGCAAAAGCCCCTGGACGTGCTGGCCCGCAGGTTGGGCCTGGCCCTTTTGGACCGGAGGAGGGCGGAGGAGGCCCTGCCCCGGGTGGCGGACCTCATGGCCCCCCTCCTGGGGTGGGGGGAGGAAAGGAAACAGGCCCTACTCCTGGAGGCCCAAAAGGCCCTTCCCGCTCTTTGCTAGGCGCTTTCCTCCGAGGCCCTTTGCACCGCTTGGGTTTCCTCGAGGATGGCCCGCACCCGCTCCCCGGGGATGGTTTCCTCCCGGAGGAGCTCCTCAGCGATCTTGTGCATGGCGGGGGCGTGCTCCATGAGGACCTGGCGGGCCTTGGCGTAGGCCTCGTCCAGGATCTTGCGGACGTCCTGGTCGATGAGGCGGGCGGTTTCCTCGGAGTGGTCCTTCTTCTTAGCGATCTCCTCCCCCAGGAAGATGGGGCCGGAGTCCGAACCCCAGGCGATGTTCTTGAAGTGCTCCCCCATGCCCCAGTCCAGGACCATGCGCTTGGCGATCTGGGTGGCCCGCTTGAAGTCGTCCTGGGCCCCGGTGGTCACGGTGCCGGTGAAGAGTTCCTCCGCCACCCGGCCCGCCATGAGGACGGCGAGCTCGTCCATGAGGTGGTCCTTGGAAACCAAAACCCTTTCCTCCGGTTTGCTCCAGCGGGCACCCAAGGCCATGCCCCTGGGGACGATGGAAACCTTTTCCGTCTTGTCCGCATGGGGCAAGACCTCGCCCACCACGGCATGCCCGGCCTCGTGGTAGGCCACGGCCCTCTTCTCCTCCTCCGAAAGCTTAAGGGCAGGCCGCTCGAGGCCCAGCACGATCTTGTCCAGGGCCTTCAGGAAGTGCTCCTTGCGGATCTTCTTGGCGCCATCCCGGGCCGCCAACAGGGCTGCCTCGTTCACCAGGTTCTTGAGGTCGGCCCCGGAGAAGCCCGGGGTGAGGTGGGCCAGCTCCAGGGCGTCCACCTCCTCGGCGATGGGTTTGCCCCGCATGTGCACCAGGAGGATATCCCGGCGCTCCTCCAGGGTGGGAAGGCCCACCACCACCTGGCGGTCAAAGCGCCCGGGGCGTAAGAGGGCGGGGTCCAGGATGTCCGGGCGGTTGGTGGCGGCCAGGACGATCACCGAGGTGTCCTTCTCAAAGCCATCCATCTCGGAAAGGATCTGGTTTAAGGTTTGCTCCCGCTCGTCGTGGCCACCGCCTATGCCCGCCCCCCGCTTGCGGCCGATGGAGTCCAGCTCGTCTATGAAGATGATGCTGGGGGCGTTCCTTCGGGCATCCTCAAAGAGGCTTCGCACCCGGCTTGCCCCCACGCCCACGAACATCTCCATGAACTCGCTGGCGGAGACGGAGAAGAAGGGTACGCCCGCCTCCCCCGCCACCGCCCGGGCCAGAAGGGTCTTGCCCGTTCCCGGGGGCCCCACCAGGAGGACCCCTTTGGGGATCTCCGCTCCCAGCTCCAGGTACTTCTTGGGGTTTTTCAGGAAGTCCACCACCTCCATGAGCTCCCGCTTGGCCTCCTCGTGGCCGGCCACGTCCTTGAAGGTGGTGTTGACCTGCTTTTCCTTTCCGTAGAGCTTGGCCCGGCTCTGCCCGAACTGCATCACCTGCCCGGCCCCGCCCTGGGCCCGCATGAAGAAGAACCAGAAGAAGAGGATGAGGAGGAGGGTGGGTCCCAGGTAGAGGAGGAACTGCGGCCAGAAGGAGGGGGGTTTGGTGACGATCTTGACCCCGTTTTCCTCCAGAAAGCGTAGTAGCTCGGGGTCGGCCACCTGGCTGGGGGGCAAGGGCACGGCGAAGCGCCTGGCCACCTGGCTTCCCCCCTGCGGGGTGGGGAAGCGCTCGGGTTCCTTCAGGGTTCCCAGGATGCGGGTTTCCTCCAGGGTCACCTCCGCCACCTTGCCCTGGCGCACCAGGGTGCGGAACTCCGTGTAGGGAAGGGTGGGGGCTGGAGGGCCGGTGAAGGCGGTGTAGGCTAAATAGCC
This region of Thermus neutrinimicus genomic DNA includes:
- the ftsH gene encoding ATP-dependent zinc metalloprotease FtsH; translation: MPQRINPFTLVFLLLLGYLAYTAFTGPPAPTLPYTEFRTLVRQGKVAEVTLEETRILGTLKEPERFPTPQGGSQVARRFAVPLPPSQVADPELLRFLEENGVKIVTKPPSFWPQFLLYLGPTLLLILFFWFFFMRAQGGAGQVMQFGQSRAKLYGKEKQVNTTFKDVAGHEEAKRELMEVVDFLKNPKKYLELGAEIPKGVLLVGPPGTGKTLLARAVAGEAGVPFFSVSASEFMEMFVGVGASRVRSLFEDARRNAPSIIFIDELDSIGRKRGAGIGGGHDEREQTLNQILSEMDGFEKDTSVIVLAATNRPDILDPALLRPGRFDRQVVVGLPTLEERRDILLVHMRGKPIAEEVDALELAHLTPGFSGADLKNLVNEAALLAARDGAKKIRKEHFLKALDKIVLGLERPALKLSEEEKRAVAYHEAGHAVVGEVLPHADKTEKVSIVPRGMALGARWSKPEERVLVSKDHLMDELAVLMAGRVAEELFTGTVTTGAQDDFKRATQIAKRMVLDWGMGEHFKNIAWGSDSGPIFLGEEIAKKKDHSEETARLIDQDVRKILDEAYAKARQVLMEHAPAMHKIAEELLREETIPGERVRAILEETQAVQRASEESA
- a CDS encoding FAD-dependent oxidoreductase, which gives rise to MTPAREELWERLREPLDLLVLGGGATGAGVLWEATLRGLRAALVEAGDFGMGTSSRSTKLLHGGVRYLELAVRHRDPRQLRLVREALKERRVVMGLAPHLARPLTLLTPLFRPLELPYYGLGLKLYDLLAGGGRLAPSRYATPKEVRALLPSLPPTLGGILYQDGQFADHRLNLALVLSALQRGAVALNHAEATGFLLREGRVRGAVVRDRLTGREVEVQARAVVNATGPQADRVRRLLHPHLPPLLTPSRGTHLVLDYPLQVGLLLPRTRDGRVLFLLPWGGRALLGTTDLPAEATACPLPGEEEVAYLLEEIRPYLGDLSDRVLAAWAGLRPLVGKGETRLLVRDHLIVEERGLYTLTGGKWTTFRLMALDLLERLARDLSLHLPPSESHRTPLLGAGPKPPLPLPEEVAEHLYAHYGTLALEVAALGDKPLLPGLPYLEGEVVWAVREELAQKPLDVLARRLGLALLDRRRAEEALPRVADLMAPLLGWGEERKQALLLEAQKALPALC